Within Micromonospora narathiwatensis, the genomic segment TGCCGTTCACGCGAGGGTGCCGGCGTCGCCAGTCTCAAGCCGATCGCCGTGCGCCGCGACCGGGTCGTCCACGATCGACATTCCCGGTCCCGTATCCCGGGGCGGCTGCGGGGCACCCGCGTTCCGCCTACGTTCAGCAACCCATCACGCCGAGGCCACGCTGCGGGCCGGCTGGCGGGCTAGCGTCGCGCCGTCAATGTGATGATCCGAACGGAGCTGAGGTCATTGATGTCCGTACGTCGTGTTCTGGTGAGCCTGGCCGTGCTGCCGGCGCTCGCCGCGCTCTCCGTACCCACCGTCGCGTCCGCGTCGCCCAACAACCCCTACGTCGTGCTGCCGCAGAAGACCCACTTCGACCTGCAGGCCCACCGCGGCGGCATCGGCATGACGACCGAGGAGTCGCTGGAGGGGTTCGCCAAGGCGATGCGGCTCGGGGTCAGCACCCTGGAGCTGGACACCCACGTCACCAGGGACGAGAAGGTCGTGGTCAACCACGACCGGCAGATCAGCGCCCAGAAGTGCCGCGACACCGCACCGGTCACGCCCGGTGACCCGATGTACCCGTACGTCGGCAAGTACATCAAGGACCTGACGCTGGCCCAGCTCAAGACCATGGACTGCGGTTACCAGCAGTTGCCCGGTTTCCCCGAGCAGGAGCAGATCAAGGGCTTCCGGATGGTCGAGCTCAAGGACGTGTTGGACCTCGTCAAGAGCTACCACGCGAACCAGATCAAGCTGAACATCGAGACCAAGGTCGAGGCCGGCGCGCCGGAGCAGACCGCGCCGCGCGAGCTGTTCGTCCGTCGCGTCTACGAGGAGATCCACGCCTCGGGGATCGAGAAGCAGGTCACCATCCAGTCCTTCGACTGGGGCGCACTGAAGGAGATGCACCGCCTCGCGCCGACCTGGCCGCTGGTGGCGCTGACCAACTACGACTTCCTCCAGG encodes:
- a CDS encoding glycerophosphodiester phosphodiesterase family protein → MSVRRVLVSLAVLPALAALSVPTVASASPNNPYVVLPQKTHFDLQAHRGGIGMTTEESLEGFAKAMRLGVSTLELDTHVTRDEKVVVNHDRQISAQKCRDTAPVTPGDPMYPYVGKYIKDLTLAQLKTMDCGYQQLPGFPEQEQIKGFRMVELKDVLDLVKSYHANQIKLNIETKVEAGAPEQTAPRELFVRRVYEEIHASGIEKQVTIQSFDWGALKEMHRLAPTWPLVALTNYDFLQVGKPGASPWLGGLDADDFDGDFVRAAATIPGVTALSPVYGFPQNGTIGDPNFRFYVDEAMVSAAHARGMKVIPWTCDDPATVEALIDMGIDGIITNYPNHVRQIMAERGMRLPKAYEAR